The Chryseobacterium sp. 52 genome includes a region encoding these proteins:
- a CDS encoding efflux RND transporter permease subunit, with amino-acid sequence MKKLLTLSIQKRWLMLALFLLLGIFGYYSWTQLSVEAYPDIADTTSQVVTQVPGLAAEEIEQQITIPLERSLNGLPGMHIMRSKSTFGLSIITMVFDDGVDDYWARQRIQERLSEAELPYNAQPGLDPLTSPVGEIYRYIIEGNAQSLRELTDLQNFVIIPRIKQVTGIADVTNFGGITTQFQIELDPQKLDQYGLSLSEVTETITKNNSNAGGSMLPRGDLAYVVRGIGLIKDLDDLGKIVIKTEKGVPLFLNDVGTLKYGNLERKGILGYTDRKRNYNESTGGIVLLLKGQNPSVVLKDVHQAIEELNTNILPAGVKIHSYLDRTDLVNTTLTTVTHTLTEGIVLVIIILIVFLGSWRGALLVAITIPLSLLIAFILMYFTNIPANLLSLGAIDFGIIVDGSIVMLETILKKREDNPEKELEEKTIIQRATEIAKPIFFSTVIIITAYLPLFAFERVEKKLFTPMAFTIGYALLGALAAALILIPGLAYVIYRKPQKIFHNRWLEKISSLYGKRIDRIIKAPKKMLIPAGLILLSAGFLSFMVGKDFLPELDEGSIWLQVQLPPGISLDKAREMSNSLRTQTMKHSEVTYVMVQAGRNDDGTDPWTASHFEVSVGIKPYKEWASGKTKADLIKELADDYKNMPGFSVGFSQPMIDGVMDKISGAHSELVVKVYGNDFGGTRKIAEQILATLKKIPGSADLAIDQEPPLPQLQIIADRDKIAQYGLNVSDVADLIETALGGKAISQIFIGNKVYDISCRYAEDSRNTPDKVGNLMLTSASGAKIPLSQVTEIKLSTGESTITREMNKRHLTVKLNLRDRDLSSFLKEAQNTIEKDIRYDHQKYQIKWGGQFENKNRAYSRLAFIVPLALAVMFLLLYGAFGSFRQALVLMSIIPLALFGGMLALNVRGMTLNVSSAVGFIALFGVAVQNGVIMVSHINTLRKQGFNLKTSVIKGAEDRFRPVLMTASVAVIGLFPASLATGIGSDVQRPLATVIVYGLMFSTLLTLFILPAIYYLAEYNFDKKKLNSDEV; translated from the coding sequence ATGAAAAAATTACTCACGCTCTCTATACAGAAGAGATGGCTGATGCTTGCCCTTTTCTTACTATTAGGAATTTTTGGATATTATTCATGGACCCAACTGTCTGTGGAAGCTTATCCGGATATTGCTGACACCACATCACAGGTCGTAACTCAGGTGCCCGGATTGGCTGCTGAAGAAATAGAACAGCAGATCACCATTCCTTTGGAAAGATCACTAAACGGTCTGCCGGGAATGCATATTATGAGAAGCAAAAGTACCTTCGGGCTTTCTATTATCACAATGGTTTTTGATGACGGGGTTGATGATTATTGGGCAAGACAGCGTATTCAGGAAAGGCTTTCCGAAGCGGAACTTCCTTACAATGCCCAGCCAGGCTTAGATCCTTTAACCTCTCCGGTGGGAGAAATTTACCGGTATATCATTGAAGGAAACGCACAAAGTCTCAGAGAGCTTACAGACCTGCAGAATTTTGTCATTATTCCAAGGATCAAACAGGTGACGGGTATTGCAGATGTGACAAATTTTGGAGGAATCACCACACAGTTTCAGATCGAGCTGGATCCTCAGAAGCTGGATCAATATGGACTTTCTTTATCTGAAGTTACTGAAACCATCACCAAAAACAACAGTAATGCCGGAGGAAGCATGCTGCCGAGAGGTGACCTTGCTTATGTTGTACGTGGAATCGGACTGATTAAAGATTTGGATGATCTGGGAAAAATTGTCATTAAAACAGAAAAAGGTGTTCCTCTATTCTTAAATGATGTAGGAACTCTGAAATACGGTAATCTTGAAAGGAAAGGAATTCTGGGCTATACAGACAGAAAACGGAATTATAATGAAAGCACCGGAGGAATTGTACTGCTGTTAAAAGGACAAAATCCTTCCGTCGTTTTAAAAGATGTTCATCAGGCTATTGAAGAACTGAACACCAATATTCTTCCGGCTGGCGTAAAAATCCACTCTTATCTGGACAGAACAGATCTCGTTAATACAACTTTGACTACAGTTACCCACACTTTAACGGAAGGAATTGTTCTGGTGATCATTATCCTGATTGTGTTTTTGGGAAGCTGGAGAGGAGCACTGCTTGTTGCCATTACTATTCCTCTGTCACTTCTTATTGCATTTATCCTGATGTATTTCACCAATATCCCGGCTAATCTTCTGTCATTAGGGGCTATAGATTTCGGGATCATTGTAGACGGATCCATTGTGATGCTGGAAACTATTTTAAAAAAAAGAGAAGACAATCCGGAAAAGGAACTGGAAGAAAAAACAATCATCCAGCGGGCAACAGAAATCGCAAAACCGATTTTCTTTTCCACAGTCATTATTATTACGGCTTATCTTCCGTTGTTTGCTTTTGAGCGGGTAGAAAAGAAACTTTTCACTCCGATGGCGTTTACAATCGGATACGCACTGCTCGGTGCGTTGGCTGCAGCACTGATCTTAATTCCGGGACTTGCCTATGTTATTTACAGAAAGCCTCAGAAGATATTTCACAACCGATGGCTTGAAAAAATAAGCAGTCTTTACGGTAAAAGAATTGACAGGATCATAAAGGCACCTAAAAAAATGCTGATTCCCGCAGGCCTTATATTGCTCTCCGCAGGCTTTCTTTCTTTTATGGTGGGTAAAGATTTTCTGCCTGAACTGGATGAAGGGTCTATCTGGCTTCAGGTACAGCTTCCACCCGGAATTTCATTGGACAAAGCCCGGGAAATGAGTAATTCTTTACGTACTCAGACGATGAAACATTCTGAAGTTACTTATGTGATGGTACAGGCAGGCAGAAATGATGACGGAACAGATCCCTGGACCGCTTCCCATTTTGAAGTTTCTGTAGGCATAAAACCTTACAAAGAATGGGCATCAGGAAAAACCAAAGCAGATCTTATCAAAGAACTGGCTGATGATTATAAAAATATGCCCGGATTTTCGGTAGGATTTTCACAACCTATGATTGACGGGGTTATGGATAAAATTTCCGGTGCGCACAGTGAACTGGTCGTCAAAGTATACGGCAATGATTTTGGTGGAACCAGAAAAATTGCAGAACAGATTCTTGCCACTTTAAAAAAGATTCCGGGATCTGCTGATCTGGCCATCGATCAGGAGCCACCGCTTCCACAGCTGCAGATCATTGCAGACCGGGACAAAATTGCCCAGTACGGACTGAATGTTTCCGACGTGGCAGATCTCATCGAAACAGCATTGGGCGGAAAGGCCATTTCACAGATCTTTATCGGCAATAAAGTCTATGATATTTCATGCCGGTATGCTGAAGACAGCCGCAATACTCCGGATAAAGTGGGAAATCTTATGCTGACCTCGGCGTCAGGCGCAAAAATACCGCTTTCACAGGTGACTGAAATCAAGTTGAGTACCGGAGAAAGTACCATTACCCGAGAAATGAATAAAAGACATCTTACGGTTAAACTGAATTTGAGGGACCGGGATCTTTCTTCTTTTCTGAAGGAAGCACAGAATACTATTGAAAAGGATATCCGCTATGATCATCAGAAATACCAGATCAAGTGGGGAGGACAGTTTGAAAATAAAAACAGGGCTTATTCCCGGCTGGCTTTCATTGTTCCACTGGCACTGGCTGTGATGTTTCTGCTGCTTTACGGAGCGTTCGGAAGCTTCAGGCAGGCACTTGTCCTGATGAGTATTATTCCTCTTGCTTTATTCGGAGGCATGCTGGCCTTGAATGTACGGGGTATGACTTTAAATGTTTCTTCGGCGGTGGGTTTTATTGCTCTGTTCGGAGTAGCAGTACAGAACGGGGTGATCATGGTATCTCATATCAATACTCTCAGAAAGCAGGGGTTTAATCTAAAAACATCAGTGATCAAAGGAGCGGAAGACCGTTTCAGACCTGTACTGATGACCGCTTCTGTTGCTGTTATAGGGCTATTTCCGGCTTCATTGGCTACCGGAATAGGTTCTGATGTGCAAAGACCTTTAGCTACAGTGATTGTCTATGGTCTTATGTTTTCAACCTTGCTTACTTTATTCATTCTACCGGCTATCTATTATCTCGCAGAGTACAATTTTGACAAAAAAAAATTAAATTCAGATGAAGTCTAA
- a CDS encoding pyridoxal phosphate-dependent aminotransferase, which translates to MPNISNRAQQMPPSPVRKLVPYALKAKQQGIKVYHLNIGQPDIETPETALNALKNIDLKVLEYALSEGNIEYRKALTDYYHTLGFSDLTPDNFIVTNGGSEALNFAISTLCDDGDEVIIPEPYYANYNGFTSTFNVNVVAVPSTIDTGFALPPIEEFEKKITEKTRAIVICNPGNPTGYLYTREELQKLAEIALKYDIVVISDEVYREYVYDGKQQISMLDFPELSENCIIIDSESKRYSMCGVRIGCLLTRSKKIHDAAMLFAQARLSPVLLGQIAATAAHQNDGAYIRAVREEYTHRRNILVDLLNAIPGVICPKPRGAFYCVAELPVDDTEKFAQWLLEKFSLNKETIMVAPAGGFYSDPELGKKQVRIAYVLKEEDLKKSAEILKEALKKYREEFSL; encoded by the coding sequence ATGCCGAATATTTCAAACAGAGCACAGCAAATGCCGCCATCGCCGGTAAGAAAACTGGTTCCTTATGCTTTAAAAGCGAAGCAGCAGGGAATAAAAGTATATCACCTTAATATCGGACAGCCTGATATTGAAACACCGGAAACGGCTTTAAATGCTTTAAAGAATATTGATCTGAAAGTATTGGAGTATGCACTTTCTGAAGGAAATATCGAGTATAGAAAAGCCCTTACCGACTATTATCACACTTTAGGTTTTTCTGACCTGACTCCTGATAATTTCATTGTGACCAACGGAGGTTCCGAAGCTTTAAACTTCGCGATTTCTACGTTATGTGATGATGGTGACGAAGTGATTATTCCTGAACCTTACTACGCCAATTATAATGGTTTCACCAGTACTTTCAATGTGAATGTAGTGGCAGTTCCATCAACCATTGACACCGGTTTTGCCCTTCCTCCGATCGAAGAATTTGAGAAAAAAATCACAGAAAAAACAAGAGCAATCGTTATCTGCAACCCGGGTAATCCTACAGGATATCTTTATACCCGTGAAGAGCTTCAGAAGCTTGCAGAAATTGCTTTAAAATATGATATCGTTGTCATTTCTGACGAAGTTTACAGAGAATATGTATATGACGGAAAGCAGCAGATTTCTATGCTTGATTTCCCTGAACTGAGCGAAAACTGTATCATCATTGATTCAGAATCCAAGCGTTATTCTATGTGTGGAGTAAGAATCGGATGTCTGCTGACCCGTTCTAAGAAGATTCATGATGCAGCAATGCTTTTTGCACAGGCGAGACTGAGCCCGGTTCTTTTGGGTCAGATTGCAGCAACAGCAGCTCACCAGAATGACGGTGCTTACATCAGAGCTGTAAGAGAGGAATATACACACAGAAGAAATATATTGGTAGATCTTCTTAACGCTATCCCTGGGGTAATCTGTCCTAAACCAAGAGGAGCTTTCTATTGTGTAGCAGAGCTTCCGGTGGATGATACTGAAAAGTTTGCACAGTGGCTTTTAGAAAAATTCTCGCTTAATAAGGAAACCATCATGGTAGCTCCTGCAGGAGGTTTCTACAGTGATCCTGAGTTGGGGAAAAAACAGGTAAGAATTGCTTATGTTCTGAAAGAGGAAGATCTTAAGAAAAGTGCAGAAATTCTTAAAGAAGCTTTGAAGAAATACAGAGAAGAATTCAGCCTATAA
- a CDS encoding T9SS type A sorting domain-containing protein — MKVKLLFGALPAIALFAASAVNAQNFQTMPVQSGYTADVIANDVGSSSVTTTEDVDGVSFAFVARDFKLTAASTPITYGLPVNGIVNSAVASTPGLNFKLGDLYGLNSLKISSNVAGSNTGTLAFVTPIPAFKVYMLATGGSGTCTVNVTVNFTDNTSQLFSAVAVSDWYGGSNYAIQGIGRINRTNDVLEPNSSNPRLYQSLLTIDAANQTKPIQSITVAKVSGTGIANVFAFSADAYTDCVAPTLQPVGTLSSNSAQVSWTIPGSVQAVSYDVYYSTSNTAPTSTTVPNHPGVTGNSFTIPSLSPSTVYYYWVRSNCSTATAQSGWSLSGTFTTLCGAVIPSYTNNFSSFPGTCWAANLSGGLPTTNPTGTTTYWGAGGFLGVGTSGSATINLYSTGRTGWLKTMPFNLSGGNYKVKFDYGLTAYADTSSSPMGSDDVLHFMVSNDGGSTWTILQTWNAANAPSNTSNQYAYNLTGYNSANTVFAFYGSDGTVNDAPDYDFYIDNFSVESSQLSTSEVKGNVKKALVHPNPFKDILYISDTREVKSVTVGDASGRTMKTFTGSVKELDLSTLNTGLYFVTIYFKDGSQSTVKAVKK, encoded by the coding sequence ATGAAAGTAAAATTACTATTTGGAGCTTTGCCTGCTATAGCTCTTTTTGCAGCATCCGCTGTAAATGCTCAGAATTTTCAAACCATGCCAGTCCAGTCCGGATATACGGCAGATGTTATTGCAAACGATGTGGGTTCCTCATCGGTAACGACTACCGAAGATGTTGACGGGGTGTCGTTTGCCTTTGTAGCACGGGATTTTAAGCTTACAGCTGCCAGTACACCCATTACTTATGGACTTCCGGTGAACGGGATTGTTAATTCTGCAGTAGCTTCTACGCCCGGACTGAATTTCAAACTTGGAGATCTGTACGGATTGAATTCCTTGAAGATTTCCAGTAATGTGGCAGGTAGCAATACCGGAACACTGGCATTTGTTACCCCTATTCCTGCTTTTAAAGTATATATGCTTGCTACCGGAGGGAGTGGCACATGTACCGTGAATGTTACGGTGAACTTTACAGATAATACTTCTCAGTTATTTTCAGCAGTAGCTGTCTCCGACTGGTATGGCGGTTCAAATTATGCCATTCAGGGAATCGGAAGAATTAATAGAACCAATGATGTTCTAGAACCCAATTCATCCAATCCAAGACTGTATCAGAGTCTCTTAACTATTGATGCAGCTAACCAGACAAAACCTATTCAAAGTATTACCGTAGCAAAAGTCAGCGGAACAGGAATTGCGAATGTTTTTGCTTTTTCAGCTGATGCTTATACCGATTGTGTTGCTCCCACACTTCAGCCTGTAGGCACACTTAGTTCAAATTCTGCACAGGTTTCATGGACAATACCTGGTAGCGTTCAGGCTGTGAGTTATGATGTTTATTACAGTACGAGTAATACAGCTCCAACCAGTACAACAGTACCGAATCACCCTGGAGTAACAGGAAATTCATTTACTATTCCGTCTTTATCACCAAGTACGGTGTACTATTATTGGGTAAGAAGTAACTGTAGCACGGCAACGGCGCAGAGCGGCTGGTCATTATCAGGAACATTTACCACTTTGTGTGGTGCAGTGATTCCATCATATACGAATAATTTCAGCAGCTTTCCCGGAACATGCTGGGCTGCCAATCTTTCCGGTGGATTACCTACTACAAATCCTACAGGAACAACTACATATTGGGGAGCAGGCGGCTTCTTAGGGGTTGGAACCAGTGGATCTGCCACTATTAATTTATATAGTACAGGCAGAACAGGATGGCTTAAAACAATGCCTTTTAATCTTTCTGGAGGAAACTACAAAGTGAAATTCGATTACGGTTTGACAGCTTATGCTGATACCTCCAGCTCACCGATGGGATCTGACGATGTACTCCATTTTATGGTTTCCAATGACGGAGGAAGTACATGGACTATTCTACAAACCTGGAACGCGGCAAATGCGCCTTCCAATACCTCCAATCAATATGCCTACAATTTAACGGGATATAACAGTGCCAATACGGTATTTGCTTTTTATGGAAGTGATGGAACCGTGAATGATGCTCCGGATTATGATTTTTATATTGATAATTTTTCCGTTGAAAGTTCTCAGCTCAGTACTTCAGAAGTCAAAGGCAATGTAAAGAAAGCATTGGTTCATCCGAATCCTTTCAAGGACATTCTGTATATTTCAGATACTAGAGAAGTGAAATCTGTAACAGTAGGAGATGCTTCCGGCAGAACAATGAAAACCTTTACCGGATCTGTGAAAGAACTTGATCTGAGCACACTGAATACAGGTCTGTATTTTGTTACAATATATTTCAAAGACGGATCACAGTCTACGGTGAAAGCAGTCAAAAAATAA
- a CDS encoding DUF1801 domain-containing protein has protein sequence MQIPADSVADYISKIPEERQEVFKKFFDTVNDNLPKGFQETTAYGMVGWAVPLERYPAGYHCTPGSPLPFMALASQKNFIAFYHMGMYADPQLLEWFVAEYPKYSKRKLDMGKSCVRFKKMDDIPFELIAEVSKKITLEDWIAMYETQFKKNKESVSKEK, from the coding sequence ATGCAAATTCCAGCAGACTCCGTAGCCGATTATATCTCAAAAATTCCTGAGGAAAGACAGGAGGTATTCAAAAAGTTCTTCGATACCGTGAATGATAATTTGCCGAAAGGTTTTCAGGAAACGACTGCCTACGGGATGGTAGGTTGGGCAGTTCCCCTGGAAAGATATCCTGCTGGCTATCACTGTACGCCTGGCTCACCTTTGCCATTTATGGCATTAGCTTCGCAAAAGAATTTTATTGCATTTTATCACATGGGAATGTATGCAGATCCTCAATTGCTGGAATGGTTTGTGGCTGAATATCCAAAGTATTCCAAAAGAAAGCTGGATATGGGAAAATCATGCGTCCGCTTCAAAAAAATGGATGATATCCCTTTTGAACTTATCGCTGAGGTCAGCAAAAAAATAACACTGGAAGACTGGATTGCGATGTATGAAACTCAGTTTAAAAAGAATAAAGAGTCTGTTTCAAAAGAGAAATAG
- a CDS encoding efflux RND transporter periplasmic adaptor subunit, whose amino-acid sequence MILKNKPRLITIFPMKTLFFSPVLALIISCNGKKEESQQKETFSIKGNHVIISENDPVLKKIITETVTEQEYSNRITSAGTIETIPNNYAEIASPFSGRVIRSFINIGQTVHAGSPIFEILAPGYSSVQKDYSDALNDVRLAEKNYKRQQDLVRHGVGIQKELEEAETEYQNKKTSLSNASSTLNAYNSNGSGGTYIIKAPISGEIISNKIVTGQYLKDDSDPVVIIAELSKVWITGAVKEKDIRFISTGDHVSVKINTYPDMEITGKVYHISELVDEDTRSIKVLIQCDNPQKKLKPGMFAAVTYSAGTEKAVIIPSGAVMQQGDHQYVWLKTGSNEFTKRIINPGSTSEKTTRVNSGLKPGDIIMTQGGIYMPDTK is encoded by the coding sequence ATGATTCTTAAAAATAAACCCCGACTTATTACCATATTTCCGATGAAAACATTATTCTTCTCTCCTGTTCTTGCCCTTATCATTTCATGTAATGGTAAAAAAGAAGAGTCTCAGCAGAAAGAAACCTTCAGCATCAAGGGAAATCATGTGATCATATCAGAAAACGATCCGGTATTAAAAAAAATCATTACCGAAACTGTTACCGAGCAGGAGTACAGCAACAGGATCACCTCAGCAGGAACAATAGAAACCATTCCGAATAATTATGCAGAAATAGCAAGTCCCTTTTCGGGACGGGTGATTCGGTCCTTTATCAATATCGGGCAAACTGTACATGCAGGAAGTCCCATTTTTGAAATCCTCGCTCCCGGATATTCTTCTGTACAAAAAGATTATTCTGATGCATTGAATGATGTAAGACTTGCAGAAAAAAATTACAAACGACAACAAGATCTCGTCAGACACGGTGTAGGTATCCAAAAAGAACTGGAAGAGGCAGAAACTGAATATCAGAATAAGAAAACTTCTCTTTCCAATGCTTCTTCAACATTGAACGCCTATAACAGCAACGGTTCGGGAGGAACCTATATTATAAAAGCACCGATCAGCGGAGAAATTATTTCCAATAAGATCGTTACCGGTCAATATCTTAAAGATGATTCGGACCCGGTTGTGATCATTGCTGAACTGTCCAAAGTATGGATTACAGGTGCCGTGAAGGAAAAAGACATCCGTTTTATCAGTACTGGAGATCACGTATCGGTAAAGATCAATACTTATCCGGATATGGAGATCACCGGAAAGGTGTATCACATCAGTGAACTGGTAGATGAAGACACCCGAAGTATCAAGGTTTTAATCCAGTGTGATAATCCACAAAAAAAATTAAAACCTGGTATGTTCGCGGCTGTTACCTATTCTGCAGGAACAGAAAAAGCAGTCATTATTCCTTCCGGTGCAGTGATGCAACAGGGAGACCATCAGTATGTCTGGCTAAAAACAGGAAGCAATGAATTTACAAAACGTATCATTAATCCCGGCAGCACATCTGAGAAGACAACCCGGGTGAATTCAGGACTCAAACCTGGAGATATCATCATGACTCAGGGTGGAATCTATATGCCCGATACAAAATAA
- a CDS encoding TolC family protein → MKSKIILIISIGLSFQISLKAQEKETLNFASYLSQVREKNLSYAAQKYNVSMAEASILTAGIFPDPQLEMETSDNGVSKKMGYTVGTSVSWTLELGKKRKARIETAKNQAEYSKLQLQDFLRNLIADASVGYIDALKTKALVEVQKDSYLSMHQLAKSDSIRYRLGAISQVTSKQSRLEASSLLNDLYMAESMSRQSFSGLSLFLGTGLEERNINGDFKAFNRDFNPEDLILEAVNTRSDLLASKQNINTANSLIALEKANRIIDLGLSLGVEHNTWATNEIAPSPAVNAVKFGASIPLKFSNRRNADLKIAEMGRMQAETEYKQIENSIRTEVMQAYQQYQATQKQLKQFDNGMLTEAKSILDGISYSYRRGESSILEVLNAQRTYNDIRQRYIETLADNAAALIELERKTGIWDIDF, encoded by the coding sequence ATGAAGTCTAAAATCATTTTAATCATATCAATAGGGCTATCGTTTCAAATTTCTCTGAAGGCTCAGGAAAAAGAAACTTTAAATTTCGCCTCTTATCTGAGTCAGGTCAGAGAAAAAAATCTAAGTTATGCCGCCCAGAAATATAATGTCAGTATGGCGGAAGCCTCCATTCTTACTGCCGGAATTTTCCCGGATCCTCAACTTGAAATGGAAACTTCGGACAATGGGGTATCAAAAAAGATGGGCTATACGGTAGGAACTTCAGTAAGCTGGACTCTGGAACTCGGTAAGAAAAGAAAAGCAAGGATAGAGACCGCAAAAAACCAGGCTGAATACTCTAAACTTCAGCTTCAGGATTTTTTAAGAAATCTGATAGCGGATGCCTCTGTTGGATATATTGACGCTTTAAAAACAAAAGCGCTTGTTGAAGTTCAGAAGGATTCTTATCTCAGCATGCATCAACTTGCAAAATCCGACAGCATCAGATACAGGCTGGGAGCAATTTCTCAGGTCACATCTAAACAAAGCAGACTGGAAGCTTCGTCTTTACTGAATGATCTCTATATGGCAGAAAGCATGAGCAGGCAATCATTCTCAGGACTTTCTCTATTTCTGGGAACGGGTCTGGAAGAAAGAAATATCAATGGAGATTTCAAAGCTTTTAACAGAGATTTCAACCCTGAGGATCTTATTTTGGAGGCAGTCAATACCAGATCTGATCTTTTAGCCTCAAAACAAAATATAAATACAGCAAATAGTTTGATTGCGCTTGAAAAAGCTAACCGTATCATTGATCTGGGTTTAAGCTTAGGTGTGGAACACAATACCTGGGCAACCAATGAAATTGCTCCTTCACCCGCTGTGAATGCCGTAAAATTTGGAGCCAGCATTCCTCTGAAGTTTTCAAACCGAAGAAATGCTGATCTGAAAATCGCAGAAATGGGACGTATGCAGGCAGAAACAGAGTACAAGCAGATTGAAAACAGCATCCGAACAGAAGTCATGCAGGCTTACCAGCAGTACCAGGCCACACAAAAACAGCTGAAACAATTTGATAACGGAATGCTGACCGAAGCCAAAAGTATTCTGGACGGCATCAGCTACAGTTATCGGAGAGGTGAGAGTTCTATTCTGGAAGTTTTGAATGCACAGAGGACATATAATGATATCAGACAGCGTTATATTGAGACTCTTGCGGATAATGCTGCAGCACTTATTGAACTGGAAAGGAAAACAGGAATCTGGGATATTGATTTCTGA
- a CDS encoding T9SS type A sorting domain-containing protein — protein MIKKIFSKALFIVVSFSVTAMMAQQHFQTMPVQSGYTADVIANGVGPSALSTTHSFDGTYYNLVATDFKLAPTNTALTYGLPANGVINSEITSGLNFQLGDLNGNNSLRLGSNIIGSTDNTGTMLFSNPVAAVKLYMLAASGQGTANVSVTVNFTDNTTQLFTQEIPFWNSTRSNYAIRGVGRINRNTDVLQPYPQDPKLYQTVHNIDAANQTKLIQSITVKKITSEGVANIFAFSVDAYTDCVEPVLQPTGIVTSNSAQISWTVPTGTQAVSHDIYYSTSPMAPTSSTIPNYSGVTGTSYTLGNLSATTKYYYWVRTHCNGMMSQSQWSLSKNFTTLCGAIIPPYTNDFNITGNPAFPGVCWAIILGGTPATGPTETFGSGWDQHSFLNTSNGNANLAARTSIAAANDIYWLRTPLFDLSAGGYKVKFNYGLTQFITTSSAQLGADDVIHFMISNDGGITWLILKTWDVNDNPSNISNEYTYDLTANTSAVTRFAFYVSSGTVQNSYCSFFVDDFKIENNIQLSTSEVKGNVKKASVHPNPFKDILYISDTREVKSVTVGDASGRTMKTFTGSVKELDLSTLNTGLYFVTIYFKDGSQSTVKAVKK, from the coding sequence ATGATAAAAAAGATATTTTCTAAAGCATTATTTATTGTTGTTTCTTTTTCTGTAACTGCTATGATGGCTCAGCAGCATTTTCAAACAATGCCTGTCCAATCTGGATATACAGCTGATGTGATTGCGAATGGTGTAGGTCCGTCCGCATTGTCTACAACACATAGTTTTGACGGAACATACTATAATCTTGTTGCAACGGATTTTAAACTTGCACCAACAAATACAGCTCTCACTTATGGATTACCGGCTAATGGTGTTATTAATTCAGAAATAACATCAGGATTAAATTTTCAACTTGGGGATTTAAACGGAAATAACTCTTTAAGGCTTGGCAGTAATATTATAGGGAGTACTGATAATACCGGAACTATGTTATTTTCTAATCCTGTGGCAGCTGTTAAGCTTTATATGCTTGCCGCCAGCGGACAGGGAACAGCTAATGTAAGTGTAACAGTAAACTTTACCGATAATACTACTCAGTTGTTTACACAAGAGATTCCATTCTGGAATAGCACCAGATCGAATTATGCAATTAGAGGAGTGGGAAGAATTAATAGAAATACAGATGTTTTACAGCCTTATCCACAGGACCCAAAGCTGTATCAAACTGTTCACAATATTGATGCCGCCAACCAGACTAAGCTTATCCAAAGTATCACAGTGAAGAAAATTACTAGTGAAGGCGTGGCGAATATCTTTGCTTTTTCCGTAGACGCCTACACTGATTGTGTAGAACCTGTATTACAGCCTACAGGAATTGTAACCTCTAACTCAGCGCAAATTTCATGGACAGTCCCTACTGGTACCCAGGCAGTAAGTCATGATATTTATTATAGTACAAGTCCGATGGCTCCTACCAGTAGCACAATACCTAATTATTCTGGAGTAACAGGAACATCCTACACCCTTGGAAATTTGTCTGCGACCACAAAATATTATTATTGGGTCAGAACTCATTGTAATGGGATGATGAGCCAAAGCCAATGGTCGTTATCAAAAAATTTTACCACATTGTGCGGGGCTATAATTCCTCCATACACAAATGATTTCAATATCACTGGTAATCCTGCTTTTCCCGGAGTATGTTGGGCTATTATATTAGGAGGGACTCCTGCTACAGGGCCTACAGAAACTTTTGGATCGGGATGGGATCAGCATTCATTTTTAAATACATCTAATGGGAATGCTAATTTGGCTGCGCGTACTAGTATAGCTGCTGCTAATGATATTTACTGGCTTAGAACACCGCTTTTTGATCTTTCCGCAGGCGGATATAAAGTAAAGTTTAATTATGGGTTAACACAATTTATAACAACTTCTTCTGCTCAGTTGGGAGCTGATGATGTTATTCATTTTATGATCTCCAATGATGGTGGGATTACATGGTTAATATTAAAAACTTGGGATGTTAATGATAATCCTTCAAATATTTCTAATGAGTATACCTATGACCTAACAGCCAATACCAGTGCCGTTACAAGATTTGCCTTTTATGTCAGCTCCGGAACCGTACAGAATTCTTACTGTAGTTTTTTTGTAGATGATTTTAAAATTGAAAATAATATACAACTCAGTACTTCAGAAGTGAAAGGTAATGTAAAGAAAGCATCGGTTCATCCGAATCCTTTCAAGGACATTCTGTATATTTCAGATACGAGAGAAGTGAAATCTGTAACAGTAGGAGATGCTTCAGGCAGAACAATGAAAACCTTTACCGGATCTGTGAAAGAACTTGATCTGAGCACACTGAATACAGGTCTGTATTTTGTTACGATATATTTCAAAGACGGATCACAGTCTACGGTGAAAGCAGTCAAAAAATAA